In Drosophila innubila isolate TH190305 chromosome 2R unlocalized genomic scaffold, UK_Dinn_1.0 1_C_2R, whole genome shotgun sequence, the following are encoded in one genomic region:
- the LOC117785746 gene encoding odorant-binding protein 59a produces MQHWRTVFEMRLVLLILLCGCCGIWSLKCRSQDGVSDEELKRIVRGCMQRRERDRDRDRQGQGQQQSYGNRWQRSLKHSDMNNNRPNNNNNNNNNNNYNNNNNSNNNNTELSSCVAQCFFEEMNMVDGNGQPDRRKVSYLLTKDLRDRALRNFYMDTVQQCFRYLEQSRYQSNNKCGQSRELIKCMSEYAKAQCDDWEEHSNLLFN; encoded by the exons atgcaacattgGCGAACAGTATTCGAAATGCGTCTAGTGTTGTTGATCTTACTTTGTGGCTGCTGTGGCATTTGGAGTTTGAAGTGTCGCTCCCAGGATGGAGTCAGTGACGAGGAGCTCAAAAGGATCGTGCGCGGTTGCATGCAacgca gagaaagagatagagacagagacagacaagGACAGGGACAGCAACAATCCTATGGAAATCGCTGGCAACGCAGCCTCAAACATTCCGATATGAACAACAATAGacccaataacaacaataataacaataacaataacaactataacaacaacaacaatagcaacaacaacaacacagaacTGTCTTCCTGTGTGGCACAGTGTTTCTTTGAGGAAATGAACATG GTGGATGGAAATGGACAGCCAGATCGTCGCAAGGTGAGCTACCTGTTGACCAAGGATCTGCGGGATCGTGCACTGCGCAACTTTTACATGGACACGGTGCAACAATGCTTTCGGTATCTGGAACAATCTCGTTaccagagcaacaacaaatgcggACAATCCCGTGAGCTGATCAAGTGCATGTCGGAGTATGCAAAGGCGCAATGCGATGATTGGGAAGAGCACAGCAATctattgtttaattaa
- the LOC117785887 gene encoding general odorant-binding protein 68 — protein MGKVTFIWFFLALLLLKLITGIRIHCRDVKSIHEDHIHYCCKHPDGHNDVTESCAKKTKFKLPSRDEEALEDVTVDQAMSGTCWAKCVFDHYKFMDKDKLNMQAVRNHYQTNYKSDPEYVTEILSAFDHCHSKSEEATAEFLSTSLVRAFSSSAFFCKPMPSVVLACVIHKFFHNCPRSRWSNTTECVETLAFSKKCKDVLTTM, from the exons ATGGGAAAAGTTacatttatttggttttttttggcCCTGTTGCTGCTAAAGTTG atCACAGGAATCCGCATTCATTGTAGGGATGTTAAAAGTATTCATGAGGATCATATACATTATTGTTGCAAACATCCTGATGGACATAATGATGTCACTGAATCATGTGCCAAAAAGACCAAATTTAAGTTGCCCTCACGTGATGAGGAGGCCCTGGAGGATGTAACGGTGGATCAGGCCATGTCTGGCACCTGTTGGGCCAAATGTGTCTTCGATCATTACAAGTTCATGGACAAGGACAAACTCAATATGCAGGCTGTAAGGAATCATTATCAAACCAACTACAAATCGGATCCAGAATATGTCACTGAAATACTTTCAGCATTTGATCACTGTCATTCAAAAT CTGAAGAAGCCACAGCCGAGTTTCTATCCACATCTCTAGTGAGAGCATTTAGTAGTTCTGCTTTCTTCTGCAAACCGATGCCAAGTGTTGTTCTGGCCTGTGTTATTCACAAGTTCTTTCACAACTGTCCAAGAAGTCGTTGGTCCAATACCACGGAGTGTGTGGAAACCCTGGCGTTCTCCAAAAAGTGCAAGGATGTGCTAACCACCATGTGA
- the LOC117785891 gene encoding uncharacterized protein LOC117785891, translating to MKRIIFITFAYLLWSVVGSEIDCDQAENVNEDHIHYCCKHPDGQNEIVENCAKETGFKLKNALEKNILDINADRAMSASCFSDCILNKLKFLKDHKLNMLAVKQHFETEYSNDPEYGREMISAFDHCHGKTQENTSNFLHKHMHHHCNTSSSVILGCVVKQFFHNCPTNRWSITQECQDAWEFSKHCSDVFASL from the exons ATGAAACGAATAATTTTCataacatttgcatatttattatgg TCTGTCGTTGGCAGTGAAATCGACTGTGATCAGGCGGAAAATGTGAATGAGGATCACATACATTATTGCTGCAAACATCCTGATGGCCAAAATGAGATCGTTGAGAACTGCGCCAAGGAAACAGGCTTTAAGCTGAAAAATGcactggaaaaaaatatattagacATCAACGCAGATCGCGCCATGTCTGCCTCCTGTTTTTCCGACTGTATTctcaataaattaaagttccTAAAGGATCATAAATTGAACATGTTGGCTGTAAAGCAACACTTTGAAACGGAGTACAGCAATGATCCTGAATATGGCAGGGAAATGATCAGTGCCTTTGATCATTGTCACGGCAAAA CTCAGGAAAATACTTCGAATTTCTTGCATAAACACATGCACCATCATTGCAATACCAGCTCGAGTGTCATTTTGGGCTGTGTTGTCAAGCAATTCTTTCACAATTGTCCAACTAATCGTTGGTCCATAACCCAAGAATGCCAGGATGCTTGGGAATTCAGCAAGCACTGTTCTGATGTCTTTGCCTCCCTTTAG
- the LOC117785908 gene encoding uncharacterized protein LOC117785908, with protein MNQLNYTVIILIFGLIFADQILGEDSEEAVDSVESLTEESCSKKRSGCCSEFFMGDSPNIAKCMTIHSSKMPDEDSEDLGKLFKFMSCFVECVYKRSKFIGKGDALNMKMVQLEAEQLYEERPKEKDYFLKSYESCRKKTQLEFNLLKSTPGIKSLLKNACRPYFMLLHMCVMDYHQKHECPYFRWESNSLDGKDQSFCERARAKCYAIDGLKVPANQLLE; from the exons ATGAACCAGCTCAATTATACAGTAATTATTCTGATATTTGGTCTGATTTTTGCTGACCAAATCCTTGGCGAGGACAGCGAGGAAGCAGTTGATTCAGTAGAGTCTCTGACTGAGGAAAGCTGCTCCAAGAAG CGCAGTGGTTGCTGCTCTGAATTTTTCATGGGAGATAGTCCAAATATTGCCAAATGTATGACCATCCACTCTTCAAAAATGCCGGATGAAGATAGTGAAGATTTGggcaaactatttaaatttatgtcg TGTTTTGTGGAGTGTGTTTACAAGAGGAGCAAGTTTATTGGCAAGGGAGATGCACTAAATATGAAGATGGTTCAACTGGAAGCAGAGCAATTATATGAAGAGAGACCCAAGGAGAAGGATTATTTCCTCAAGTCCTATGAGAGTTGTCGCAAAAAGA CTCAActggaatttaatttgctcAAGTCCACGCCAGGTATTAAATCTTTACTGAAGAACGCCTGTAGACCCTACTTTATGTTATTGCATATGTGCGTCATGGATTATCATCAGAAACACGAATGTCCCTATTTTCGCTGGGAGTCGAATAGTTTGGATGGCAAGGATCAAAGCTTCTGCGAAAGAGCTAGAGCCAAATGTTATGCCATTGATGGATTAAAAGTGCCCGCTAATCAATTACTTGAATAA
- the LOC117785910 gene encoding cilia- and flagella-associated protein 61, translating into MTRDYKVRRATKDDLDDIASLTYVQKAKWFGNKRAKYGAKDNLFKSYQTHRLVVETNQENSSLVAYAEFRNYPAIGPLLSDSWLEWLNERYCIVDNISWMNTLFFNYCIYASDHPNVLRDVLLEVFYIEIRVTYVIAVKMPVLPHYSSFYAESFDDLEKLAKVYYPREFSISSNNTQSLYIVHRYNLLPRITYRKALAEDNDDIIEIHEYELPQMRAEFGDFYIAEELMRQDEEAKNNVLIVAETENELQELTTSGFLWLDSNVNIRFYVKNYELETFGNLMKFNPSKPYSFETINVLSMEPKVEANLFTADAMDDLESTTILGGVQRNDSGVSVASGGKFKVSSIQGKIVDNSKTLNKFFMVELLYLKFMYIFENIITIKYYNDQQKKSINLFYNTDNLKHTDGVQRASNVFALKFICVHKDFPLDRLFNYLCAMFSVFPDRDYCIMEIPQSATPLRSHLEALKYFMPVAQRPSEMSNLDEIYITHRSNIFGEISLYRLQREDADIVQGLAKNFQLEIDKKGLSASSSFSYSSKVNTHAHSDNELIVIEQIMEDVLANDSSDFDVFTIRCGNSSKPAKENTAIGFVILRRFLYHDDLHRHYHLPKDDYHLVHERAEIISLKLHPLFHNSCDVIFRNLSGKTKYFDFYYFCARKKHIFSNDLKTAMMLIEPNSRKKYWFNTIPTPQKPSKEIYGLPTYDYNEDHLTIYRHKLNPSKFFGNTNRLVIIGFSSECRAFLRQLVFVWNSKDHKNAETYTCLPRLQVTVIAEPGTVEAEYECTFLCPECQHSKNCFMYYENTSCYVRDVVARMNLRYWVHFVAGHVNYINRDKKYVKINKSCEIYYDTLLLMNSVKFSLKKAVTFDEQGRRPYNFIQLNHRIDRFILFYKVRVLLEDMKRSYRILIYGDDLSTYECIAFLISHGVSPSRVILVIPHVKLGTEEEQKFKTPTDDENIQFILDDMMEDLDITIYREFTFSHWIQHGAYNFIIEVVFTDFNKKEVTFDCDIFISFNVGYLDRYVKKWLIDSCIDLNDNRILVNKNFQTNDPDIYAVGNFIEFNEPVNYQYRFTSEMETAQKLMHIMGLRQSEKPFQEKYLQPAFYRALLPLDYFITKVTMPCRYLASCTVGCGKCTLTTYNDHTFCRIGLSSKMMVDEIVIVTKDSSSLDYLEHFCGKHEKMLNNLKSHYQDGSIKCFLRFFQEPWTELLMHEDFEDFQAENHKLLKPMLLTLDQVRKNSAGAQFLEVNQHILEHNLLEFVRTHRQDFQHKYALPEDYLGEDIGEIYMSQSKGTKANFK; encoded by the exons ATGACACGGGATTACAAGGTGCGCAGGGCAACCAAAGATGATCTGGATGATATAGCCTCTTTAACCTATGTGCAGAAAGCCAAATGGTTTGGTAACAAACGTGCCAAATATGGAGCCAAGGATAATCTATTCAAGAGCTATCAGACCCATCGTCTGGTCGTGGAGACAAATCAAGAAAATAGCAGTCTTGTGGCATATGCCGAGTTCCGGAACTATCCAGCAATCGGTCCATTGCTGAGCGACAGTTGGTTAGAGTGGCTAAACGAAAGATATTG CATTGTTGACAATATAAGCTGGATGAATACGCTTTTCTTCAACTATTGCATCTATGCCAGCGATCATCCAAATGTCCTACGCGATGTTCTGCTAGAGGTCTTCTATATTGAAATTCGTGTTACATATGTGATCGCAGTTAAGATGCCCGTACTTCCCCATTACAGTAGCTTTTATGCCGAGAGCTTTGATGATCTGGAAAAGCTCGCCAAGGTCTATTATCCCCGCGAGTTTAGCATCTCATCTAATAACACCCAATCACTGTATATCGTTCATCGATATAATCTGCTTCCCAGGATCACTTATCGCAAGGCTCT GGCCGAAGATAATGACGATATCATTGAGATCCACGAATACGAATTGCCCCAAATGAGAGCCGAGTTCGGTGACTTTTATATAGCCGAAGAATTGATGCGACAGGATGAGGAGGCCAAGAATAATGTCTTGATTGTGGCCGAGACTGAAAACGAGCTTCAGGAATTAACCACATCTGGTTTTCTGTGGCTGGACTCAAATGTGAACATAAGGTTCTATGTTAAGAACTACGAGTTGGAAACCTTTGGCAATCTGATGAAATTCAATCCCTCAAAGCCTTATAGCTTTGAGACCATCAATGTTTT ATCAATGGAGCCCAAGGTTGAGGCAAATCTGTTTACAGCTGATGCAATGGACGATTTGGAATCCACAACAATTTTGGGAGGTGTTCAACGCAATGACAGTGGTGTCAG TGTGGCTAGTGGGGGCAAGTTCAAAGTCAGCTCGATACAAGGAAAAATTGTTGATAACTCAAAGACgctaaataaattctttatgGTTGAATTGCTTTATCTGAAATTCATGTATATTTTCGAGA aTATTATCACGATTAAGTACTACAATGATCAGcaaaagaaatcaattaaTCTGTTCTATAATACGGATAATCTGAAACATACAGATGGAGTTCAAAGAGCATCGAATGTGTTTGCCTTGAAGTTCATCTGTGTTCACAAGGATTTTCCGTTGGATcgtttatttaactatttgtgCGCCATGTTTTCGGTATTTCCCGATCGCGATTATTGCATTATGGAAATTCCTCAGAGTGCCACGCCCCTGCGCAGTCATTTGGAGGCgctgaaatattttatg CCCGTGGCCCAGCGACCCAGTGAGATGAGCAACTTGGATGAGATCTATATAACACATCGTAGCAATATCTTTGGTGAAATCAG cTTGTATCGTTTGCAACGAGAGGATGCTGATATTGTTCAAGGTCTGGCaaagaattttcaattagaaattgacaaaaaggGTTTATCGGCCAGCAGCAGCTTCTCCTACAGTTCAAAGGTCAATACCCATGCTCACAGTGACAACGAGTTAATAGTTATTGAGCAAATAATGGAAGATGTTCTGGCTAATGATTCCAGCGACTTCGATGTCTTTACCATACGCTGTGGAAATTCCAGTAAACCGGCCAAGGAAAATACCGCAATAGGATTTGTGATCCTCAGACGATTCCTTTATCATGATGATCTGCATAGACATTATCATCTGCCCAAGGACGATTATCACTTGGTTCACGAACGTGCCGAGATAATATCCCTAAAGTTACATCCCTTATTCCATAATAGTTGTGATGTCATCTTTCGAAATCTGTCGGGAAAAacgaaatattttgatttctattatttttgtgctCGTAAG AAACACATATTCTCAAATGATTTGAAAACGGCTATGATGCTTATTGAACCCAATTCCAGGAAGAAATATTGGTTCAATACAATACCAACACCTCAGAAACcttcaaaagaaatttatgGTCTGCCCACTTATGATTATAACGAAGATCATCTTACAATCTATCGTCACAAGTTGAATCCATCGAAATTCTTTGGCAATACAAATCGCTTGGTCATCATTGGCTTTTCTTCCGAGTGTAGAGCATTCTTGAGACAGTTGGTTTTTGTGTGGAACAGCAAAGA TCACAAGAATGCGGAGACTTACACCTGTTTGCCACGTCTACAGGTAACTGTAATTGCGGAACCTGGCACCGTGGAGGCCGAATATGAATGCACTTTCCTTTGTCCTGAGTGCCAGCACTCAAAGAACTGCTTTATGTACTATGAGAATACTTCCTGCTATGTGCGTGATGTTGTAGCCCGTATGAATCTCAGATATTGGGTGCATTTTGTGGCCGGACACGTGAATTACATAAACAGGGACAAGAAGTATGTGAAAATCAACAAGAGTTGTGAAATCTATTACGATACATTGCTGCTGATGAACAGTGTCAAATTTAGCTTGAAAAAAGCTGTTACCTTTGATGAACAGGGTCGTCGACCTTATAACTTTATTCAACTCAATCATCGCATTGATCGCTTTATATTGTTCTATAAGGTTCGAGTTCTGTTGGAGGATATGAAACGTAGCTATCGTATACTCATTTATGGTGACGATCTGAGCACATATGAGTGCATTGCCTTCCTCATCTCCCATGGTGTAAGTCCTTCTCGAGTGATCCTTGTGATTCCCCATGTGAAACTCGGCACTGAGGAAGAGCAAAAGTTTAAGACACCCACTGATGatgaaaatatacaatttattctCGATGATATGATGGAGGACTTGGATATCACTATATATAGAGAGTTTACCTTTTCCCATTGGATTCAACATGGCGcctacaattttattatcgAAGTGGTTTTTACAGACTTTAATAAGAAAGAGGTCACCTTTGATTGTGATATATTCATATCCTTTAATGTGGGCTACTTGGATCGTTATGTTAAGAAAT GGCTAATCGATTCGTGTATTGACCTGAATGACAATCGCATTCTGGTTAACAAAAACTTTCAGACAAATGATCCAGATATTTACGCAGTGGGAAACTTTATAGAGTTTAATGAACCCGTCAATTATCAATATCGTTTTACCAGTGAAATGGAAACCGCACAAAAG ttAATGCACATAATGGGCTTGCGTCAGTCTGAGAAACCCTTTCAGGAAAAGTATTTACAGCCGGCTTTTTATCGTGCCCTTTTACCACTGGATTATTTTATTACGAAAGTGACAATGCCGTGTCGATATTTGGCTAGTTGCACAGTTGGTTGTGGCAAGTGTACGCTGACCACCTATAATGATCATACCTTTTGTCGGATTGGTCTATCGTCCAAGATGATGGTGGATGAGATCGTTATTGTAACCAAAGAT TCTTCAAGCCTTGATTATTTGGAGCATTTCTGTGGCAAACATGAGAAGATGCTAAATAATCTAAAGTCACATTATCAGGACGGCAGTATCAAGTGTTTCTTGAGGTTCTTCCAAGAGCCTTGGACAGAGCTTCTGATGCACGAGGATTTCGAGGACTTTCAGGCCGAGAACCACAAGCTTTTAAAGCCCATGCTACTGACTCTCGATCAGGTA cGTAAAAATAGTGCGGGAGCGCAATTTCTTGAGGTCAATCAACATATTTTGGAACACAATCTTCTTGAATTTGTGCGCACACATCGCCAGGACTTTCAGCATAAATATGCTTTACCCGAGGACTATTTGGGAGAGGACATTGGCGAAATTTACATGTCTCAATCCAAAGGGACtaaagcaaattttaaatga
- the LOC117785911 gene encoding cilia- and flagella-associated protein 61 — protein sequence METETEPDYVVRTAGSSDIDQIEALFQSDSSSYFGEKLDAPVSQLFQEYQTHRLVVYLIDDPTHFLAYCEFCIYPNIAVLSNDLWIQWIKCRFCVDLPISLMNTIFLNFYIHTAMYDKILKLVLLEVFYREHKVGFVIITRPPNYSAKEYELLEKYGRVYYPNDFDMYTRKNLPTIIIISRANIMPMVTFRKALPEDNDDVIEMIDVEEPHMREEHGDYYIAELLLGTSGKMDKDKIIVTEDSIQSSGSTGMMWLSEDIDIEQLIKNYDLENVGNLVSCTPDAPHSSVKVEVYFAEHFGLRPVDTKLINFDKHRSVVLKPVEKYHLTEQERVYTTFRYISDRLKSASTYLTRVSKILEITYDASHRRSSTRVKKHGLAAAGRAFVLKNFILHPSLRMEYTFYYLCAMFSAYPECDYCVVPIRPGTNFSLSLWALLKYFTRVPHRPDCVMSDEIFVVHRSSINTELSVYPLEKDDMPDIISMFPNYVAHQSSTETIVTQHIHLAPHTTLDDNHAVQLLHHIAMDVLENLKPEFSMWIIRCGNLGRENSTTVGFVVLRSFSNYESIYKQFWLPYDENYLTFDRGEIVMLRLHPYFHIWSDEILRTVSLRTGFRELFYFRPISGLVMPNDLAFKMMPVEPRRMKRNWFIDTNNEKCFRRASRVVPLPRINCVRDNFYLFRHNLCPSKYIGNQNPLVIVGYSEICKALLRLMVFSWNTPDFKNVNTSNCLTYLDITVICKYGEIEAEYDYDLHCAYCEDRSDCYLNNGNSCPFVMDATQRLDLRNWIHFVPGKVEHIDCNEKVVSLDNNCKIHYEKLLLLCDTKYGPPADVQAKIPKGKTSDMPYNYAHINSRLDKIIIYYKIIELNNSKLANKRIVIYGYTLAIYECIDFLLKHGCQPEDITYVQPLKVEKPEYLNIPNTDKNLDNILIEMVADLGITIYESTNFRDFTFYKNVSFIKTANFQKFPQNELLSLECDLFINFLENHLTAPTEQMLIKSRIRVQDRQILVDENFCTNDPNIYAAGKNVAIIWQVFYQYTHTSELEMAERLVDILQLNQESHGKKDFRFSKPVIFRALLPMGHKIVKITTPKRYLLGKLDNTYSHVMSTYYKGDFCRIRMSTNKIVEEITCVTQNLNKPLVFLEYFCGKHDTLLNNLKSRHQLGLIKNFISFFEEPWTEYIMHDRFGDLQEKNRHTLTTLMRQKHSVIKSLDIDDAEFDVACKHFVEGNLLKFLRSHRHEFINKFALPEDWERQD from the exons atggaaACGGAGACGGAACCAGATTATGTGGTTCGCACTGCGGGCAGCTCTGATATTGATCAAATTGAGGCGCTCTTTCAGTCCGATTCATCTAGTTACTTTGGGGAGAAGTTGGATGCTCCCGTTTCCCAGTTATTTCAAGAGTATCAAACCCATCGTCTGGTTGTCTATCTAATCGACGATCCAACGCATTTTCTAGCTTACTGCGAATTCTGTATATATCCCAATATAGCTGTGCTCTCCAACGATTTGTGGATACAGTGGATAAAGTGTCGCTTTTG cgTGGACTTGCCCATCTCCCTGATGAATACAATTTTTCTGAATTTCTACATTCATACAGCTATGTATGATAAGATCCTGAAACTTGTCTTGTTGGAAGTGTTTTATCGCGAGCATAAAGTGGGATTTGTTATCATTACCAGACCACCAAACTATTCGGCCAAGGAGTACGAGTTGCTTGAGAAATATGGTCGGGTTTACTATCCCAATGATTTCGATATGTATACTCGTAAAAACTTGCccacaattattataataagtcGCGCAAACATAATGCCAATGGTCACATTTAGAAAGGCCTT ACCCGAGGATAACGACGATGTGATTGAAATGATTGATGTCGAGGAGCCTCATATGAGGGAAGAACATGGTGATTATTATATTGCCGAGCTGCTTCTGGGCACGTCTGGCAAAATGGATAAGGATAAAATTATTGTCACTGAG GATAGCATTCAAAGCAGCGGCAGCACTGGCATGATGTGGCTTTCCGAGGACATTGACATTGAGCAATTGATCAAGAACTATGATTTGGAGAATGTGGGCAATCTGGTTTCCTGTACACCCGATGCACCACATAGCTCAGTCAAGGTGGAAGTCTA TTTCGCCGAGCATTTTGGTTTGCGTCCTGTGGAcacaaaactaattaatttcgaCAAGCATCGTAGTGTTGTATTGAAACCTGTAGAGAAATACCATTTAACGGAGCAGGAGCGCGTATACACTACATTCAGATACATAAGCGATA gACTAAAGTCGGCCAGCACGTATTTGACGCGAGTTTCGAAAATCTTGGAGATAACTTATGATGCGAGTCATCGAAGAAGTTCGACGAGGGTCAAAAAACACGGTCTGGCAGCGGCAGGTCGAGCTTTTGTACTAAAGAACTTCATACTGCATCCCAGTCTGAGAATGGAGTATACCTTCTACTATCTATGCGCCATGTTTAGTGCGTATCCAGAGTGTGATTACTGTGTGGTGCCCATACGACCTGGTACCAATTTCTCACTCAGTTTGTGGGCCTTGCTGAAGTACTTTACA cgTGTGCCACATCGACCGGATTGTGTAATGTCTGATGAGATTTTTGTGGTCCATCGCAGTTCGATAAACACGGAGCTGAGCGTTTATCCGCTGGAGAAGGATGATATGCCGGATATAATTAGCATGTTTCCAAATTATGTGGCACATCAATCAAGCACTGAGACCATAGTTACCCAGCATATACATTTAGCACCACACACAACACTCGATGACAATCATGCTGTCCAGTTACTGCACCATATTGCTATGGATGTCCTGGAAAATCTGAAGCCGGAGTTTAGCATGTGGATTATACGTTGCGGAAATTTGGGAAGAGAAAACAGCACAACAGTTGGATTTGTGGTGCTTCG TTCTTTCTCTAACTATGAGAGCATTTACAAGCAGTTCTGGTTGCCCTACGATGAGAACTATTTGACCTTTGATCGTGGCGAGATCGTAATGCTTCGACTGCACCCTTATTTTCACATCTGGAGCGATGAGATCCTGCGCACTGTGTCCCTAAGGACAGGCTTTAGGGAACTCTTCTATTTTCGACCGATTTCG GGCCTTGTAATGCCCAATGATTTGGCCTTTAAGATGATGCCTGTGGAGCCGCGTCGCATGAAGAGAAATTGGTTTATCGATACCAATAATGAGAAGTGCTTCAGGAGAGCATCGAGAGTGGTGCCATTGCCAAGGATTAACTGCGTCAGGGATAATTTCTATCTATTCCGTCACAATCTCTGTCCATCCAAATACATTGGCAATCAGAATCCATTGGTTATCGTGGGATATTCGGAAATATGCAAGGCTCTACTGCGTCTCATGGTTTTCAGCTGGAATACGCCAGA TTTTAAGAATGTAAATACTTCGAATTGTTTGACTTATTTGGACATTACGGTTATTTGCAAGTATGGCGAGATCGAGGCGGAATATGATTATGATCTTCATTGTGCCTATTGTGAGGATCGTAGTGATTGCTATCTGAACAATGGCAACTCCTGTCCATTTGTTATGGATGCCACGCAGCGTCTAGATTTACGCAACTGGATACACTTTGTGCCCGGAAAAGTCGAGCATATCGATTG CAATGAAAAGGTTGTCAGTCTGGACAACAACTGTAAGATTCATTATGaaaaattgctgctgctgtgtgaTACCAAATATGGTCCACCTGCCGATGTACAGGCCAAGATTCCCAAGGGAAAAACCTCCGATATGCCCTACAATTATGCCCATATCAATAGCCGTCTGGataagattattatttattacaagaTTATTGAGTTAAACAACAGCAAGCTGGCTAACAAACGAATTGTCATCTATGGTTATACTTTGGCGATTTACGAGTGCATCGACTTTCTGTTGAAACACGGCTGCCAGCCTGAGGATATTACTTATGTACAGCCTCTGAAGGTCGAAAAACCagagtatttaaatattcccaATACTGACAAGAATCTGGATAATATTCTGATTGAAATGGTTGCGGATTTGGGCATTACCATTTATGAATCGACCAATTTTAGAGACTTTACTTTCTACAAAAATGTTTCGTTTATTAAAACGGCtaatttccaaaaatttcCACAGAACGAATTGTTGTCCTTGGAGTGTGATTTATTTATCAACTTTCTGGAGAATCATTTAACCGCACCAACTGAGCAGA TGCTCATAAAAAGTCGAATTAGAGTGCAGGACAGACAGATCCTAGTGGATGAAAACTTTTGCACAAATGatccaaatatttatgcagCTGGCAAGAATGTAGCCATCATCTGGCAGGTATTCTATCAATATACACATACCAGTGAGCTAGAGATGGCTGAGAGG TTGGTAGACATACTGCAGTTGAATCAGGAATCGCATGGCAAAAAGGATTTTCGATTTAGCAAACCTGTTATATTCCGTGCTCTGTTGCCCATGGGCCACAAGATCGTTAAGATAACGACGCCCAAGCGTTATCTATTGGGAAAACTGGACAACACGTATAGTCATGTGATGAGCACATATTATAAAGGTGACTTTTGTCGCATTCGCATGAGCACGAATAAAATTGTGGAGGAGATAACTTGTGTGACACAGAAT TTAAATAAACCGCTTGTCTTTCTGGAATACTTTTGCGGCAAACACGACACGCTGCTCAATAATCTAAAAAGTCGCCATCAATTGGGATTGATTAAGAACTTTATCAGCTTCTTTGAGGAACCCTGGACGGAATACATAATGCACGATCGTTTCGGTGATTTGCAAGAGAAGAATCGACACACACTCACTACGTTGATGAGACAGAAGCACAGTGTGATCAAGTCATTGGATATTGACGATGCGGAGTTTGATGTGGCATGCAAACATTTTGTGGAAGGCAATCTACTTAAATTTCTGCGATCGCATCGTCATGAGTTTATCAATAAGTTTGCACTGCCGGAAGATTGGGAGAGACAGGATTAA
- the LOC117784480 gene encoding uncharacterized protein LOC117784480, giving the protein MKGSTASDRMRNCGRLCMLTLMLPLLLLLCLGIESSVGGKTTTIVRHTDSIDPQLDGFWTNRTTWNARWVKYWRAKRIYEPVWKKVWTPTIHTEWVPLPNAPEPDAWKKPASQQQQHSDED; this is encoded by the exons ATGAAAGGGTCCACAGCTAGTGACAGGATGAGGAACTGTGGGCGGCTTTGTATGCTGACATTAAtgctgcctttgttgttgctgttgtgcctgGGCATTGAGTCGAGTGTGGGCGGCAAGACAACCACCAT CGTGCGTCACACGGACAGCATAGATCCACAATTGGATGGCTTCTGGACAAATAGGACCACTTGGAATGCTCGCTGGGTGAAGTACTGGCGGGCCAAGCGTATCTATGAGCCCGTTTGGAAGAAAGTGTGGACACCAACAATACACACCGAGTGGGTACCGCTGCCCAATGCACCCGAGCCTGATGCCTGGAAGAAGCCGGCtagccagcaacagcagcattcCGATGAGGATTGA